One genomic region from Magallana gigas chromosome 3, xbMagGiga1.1, whole genome shotgun sequence encodes:
- the LOC117693082 gene encoding uncharacterized protein, with the protein MESQSDSRNGPVSNMENSAITEGLEIQRSDVKRANGIGNGEMHRRIKNIPVLDERRLLALERHIKRKRRRRPYVKKMKSSEKAEHLDKTMGAPNRKMSDDPGAFDINDEVVQTLEGDGGKDWSQNEIEGTGMAVTEKDEGKPNCEIENFVVQSPKMDVEEDEQQSVQFDKLVEYLLDEVKSEMIKRVEDGLKRKGEINQSKFGEEGHIKNDEGAGMEVKQENEENFTHVKEVNTSPPEDARHVDDEGLKKERENFQDEGHKDLERAKDSEDKIVDFGDEKAEQSFNTSSTGSKEPAPKDPGLEAVKTNQPIKHEVEEGKTGFNVRNQIVLDDDGDDDDDDDGFMPRKLFFFSFSEFTKEEASA; encoded by the exons ATGGAGTCACAGTCAGATTCTAGAAATGGTCCAGTTTCCAATATg gaAAACAGTGCAATAACAGAGGGACTGGAGATTCAACGTTCAGATGTAAAGAGAGCAAATGGAATCGGAAATGGAGAAATGCACCGTCGGATTAAGAATATTCCCGTATTGGATGAAAGAAGActacttgcgctagaaaggcacATCAAGCGTAAACGGAGGAGACGGCCGTACGTTAAAAAGATGAAGAGTTCGGAGAAAGCAGAGCATCTTGACAAAACCATGGGGGCTCCCAATAGAAAAATGTCAGACGACCCTGGGGCGTTTGATATAAATGATGAGGTAGTACAAACATTAGAAGGAGACGGGGGAAAAGATTGGAGTCAGAATGAAATTGAAGGTACTGGGATGGCAGTTACAGAGAAAGATGAGGGGAAGCCAAATTGTGAGATTGAGAATTTTGTGGTTCAATCCCCAAAAATGGATGTCGAAGAAGACGAGCAACAGAGTGTACAGTTTGATAAGTTGGTTGAATACTTACTTGACGAAGTAAAATCAGAAATGATAAAGAGAGTTGAAGATGGATTAAAGAGGAAGGGCGAAATAAACCAGTCGAAGTTTGGAGAGGAAGGTCATATCAAAAATGATGAAGGGGCTGGTATGGAGGTAAAGCAAGAAAACGAAGAAAATTTCACTCATGTGAAAGAAGTAAATACTTCGCCGCCTGAAGATGCTAGGCACGTAGACGATGAAGGCTtgaagaaagagagagaaaacttTCAAGATGAAGGACATAAAGATTTGGAAAGAGCGAAGGACAGTGAAGACAAAATTGTTGATTTCGG AGATGAAAAAGCCGAACAAAGTTTCAACACATCAAGTACGGGATCAAAGGAGCCTGCGCCTAAAGATCCTGGATTGGAAGCCGTCAAAACCAATCAGCCGATAAAGCATGAAGTAGAGGAAGGAAAGACTGGTTTCAATGTTAGAAATCAG ATTGTCCTCGATGACGATggggatgatgatgatgatgatgatggctTCATGCCgagaaaattgtttttcttcagCTTTTCTGAATTCACG AAAGAAGAAGCCTCCGCATAA
- the LOC136269499 gene encoding uncharacterized protein isoform X1, whose protein sequence is MKRERSSERKSKSSSKRHSIDVSSSHSNDRQWYDVLLELHIKSSQQPSFVSFRHAWKEHMNDYYQLTSAINKSEDRRELPTVPQPTHTIEWLARTSFRHRPVRLNVPHVQQRKHTVPQPRKHKVARRRCVQPSQLDTSFIVY, encoded by the exons ATGAAAAGAGAACGATCATCCGAAAGAAAGAGCAAAAGCTCGTCAAAGAGG cACAGCATAGATGTCTCCTCCAGTCATTCCAATGACAGACAGTGGTATGATGTGTTGCTGGAACTCCACATCAAGTCTAGT CAACAGCCATCTTTTGTCTCCTTCCGTCATGCATGGAAAGAGCACATGAATGACTAT TACCAATTGACGAGTGCTATTAACAAGTCAGAAGACAGAAGGGAGTTGCCTACAGTCCCTCAACCCACCCACACG ATTGAGTGGTTAGCTCGCACCAGTTTCAGACATCGCCCTGTGCGTCTCAATGTGCCTCATGTACAACAAAGGAAGCACACTGTGCCACAACCAAGGAAGCACAAGGTTGCTAGGAGACGGTGTGTGCAGCCCTCGCAGCTTGACACCTCCTTCATTGTCTACTGA
- the LOC105321839 gene encoding voltage-gated hydrogen channel 1 isoform X2, protein MEGFQKLQDDLEKVIEKEDSNSSITTDSDEKHEFRNLRERLMYILHTNKFNIIVVALVILDSLLVIAELLLDMNIIEVSDHRGGAELAPKILHYSSLAILSVFIVEIFVKLYAYRLSFFRHKMEVFDAVIVIVSFILDIIFRNKEGPESGAGLLVILRLWRVTRILNGIVVSVKKQAEKKIQREKRLRMACEKELSKYREYCATQEQEIELMKGLLLKHGIDLHESQSQPPEVSKKDIIADINLVAESEKAPPFPAETLSTGEHSDTPDTN, encoded by the exons ATGGAGGGTTTCCAAAAGCTTCAAGATGATTTAGAAAAAGTAATAGAAAAGGAGGACTCCAATTCATCAATTACTACAGACTCGGATGAAAAACATGAGTTCCGAAATTTGCGAGAACGGTTGATGTACATCCTTCACACGAACAAGTTCAACATCATTGTTGTTGCCCTGGTAATTCTGGATTCACTCCTTGTGATTGCAGAGCTTCTTTTAGATATGAACATCATTGAGGTTTCTGACCATAGAGGAGGTGCCGAGCTTGCCCCCAAAATCCTGCATTACTCTAGTCTTGCCATACTCAGTGTGTTCATTGTTGAGATTTTCGTCAAGTTGTACGCGTATCGACTGAGCTTCTTCCGACACAAGATGGAGGTGTTTGATGCAGTTATCGTGATCGTGTCCTTTATTCTCGACATTATTTTCCGCAATAAGGAAGGTCCTGAAAGCGGTGCTGGGTTGTTGGTCATTCTGAGATTGTGGCGAGTTACTAGAATTCTCAATG GTATTGTGGTATCTGTGAAGAAACAAGCAGAAAAAAAGATCCAAAGAGAAAAACGATTGCGCATGGCCTGTGAGAAAGAACTGTCGAAATACAGAGAATACTGCGCTACGCAGGAACAAGAAATCGAGCTAATGAAAGGCCTGCTTCTCAAACACGGAATCGACCTGCATGAGTCCCAATCTCAGCCCCCAGAGGTCAGCAAGAAGGATATCATAGCAGACATCAATCTTGTGGCTGAGAGTGAGAAGGCTCCGCCCTTTCCAGCAGAGACCCTGTCCACTGGGGAACACTCAGACACACCTGATACAAACTAG
- the LOC136269499 gene encoding uncharacterized protein isoform X2 — MKRERSSERKSKSSSKRHSIDVSSSHSNDRQWYDVLLELHIKSSYQLTSAINKSEDRRELPTVPQPTHTIEWLARTSFRHRPVRLNVPHVQQRKHTVPQPRKHKVARRRCVQPSQLDTSFIVY; from the exons ATGAAAAGAGAACGATCATCCGAAAGAAAGAGCAAAAGCTCGTCAAAGAGG cACAGCATAGATGTCTCCTCCAGTCATTCCAATGACAGACAGTGGTATGATGTGTTGCTGGAACTCCACATCAAGTCTAGT TACCAATTGACGAGTGCTATTAACAAGTCAGAAGACAGAAGGGAGTTGCCTACAGTCCCTCAACCCACCCACACG ATTGAGTGGTTAGCTCGCACCAGTTTCAGACATCGCCCTGTGCGTCTCAATGTGCCTCATGTACAACAAAGGAAGCACACTGTGCCACAACCAAGGAAGCACAAGGTTGCTAGGAGACGGTGTGTGCAGCCCTCGCAGCTTGACACCTCCTTCATTGTCTACTGA
- the LOC105321839 gene encoding voltage-gated hydrogen channel 1 isoform X1, which produces MKIQMEGFQKLQDDLEKVIEKEDSNSSITTDSDEKHEFRNLRERLMYILHTNKFNIIVVALVILDSLLVIAELLLDMNIIEVSDHRGGAELAPKILHYSSLAILSVFIVEIFVKLYAYRLSFFRHKMEVFDAVIVIVSFILDIIFRNKEGPESGAGLLVILRLWRVTRILNGIVVSVKKQAEKKIQREKRLRMACEKELSKYREYCATQEQEIELMKGLLLKHGIDLHESQSQPPEVSKKDIIADINLVAESEKAPPFPAETLSTGEHSDTPDTN; this is translated from the exons ATGAAG ATCCAGATGGAGGGTTTCCAAAAGCTTCAAGATGATTTAGAAAAAGTAATAGAAAAGGAGGACTCCAATTCATCAATTACTACAGACTCGGATGAAAAACATGAGTTCCGAAATTTGCGAGAACGGTTGATGTACATCCTTCACACGAACAAGTTCAACATCATTGTTGTTGCCCTGGTAATTCTGGATTCACTCCTTGTGATTGCAGAGCTTCTTTTAGATATGAACATCATTGAGGTTTCTGACCATAGAGGAGGTGCCGAGCTTGCCCCCAAAATCCTGCATTACTCTAGTCTTGCCATACTCAGTGTGTTCATTGTTGAGATTTTCGTCAAGTTGTACGCGTATCGACTGAGCTTCTTCCGACACAAGATGGAGGTGTTTGATGCAGTTATCGTGATCGTGTCCTTTATTCTCGACATTATTTTCCGCAATAAGGAAGGTCCTGAAAGCGGTGCTGGGTTGTTGGTCATTCTGAGATTGTGGCGAGTTACTAGAATTCTCAATG GTATTGTGGTATCTGTGAAGAAACAAGCAGAAAAAAAGATCCAAAGAGAAAAACGATTGCGCATGGCCTGTGAGAAAGAACTGTCGAAATACAGAGAATACTGCGCTACGCAGGAACAAGAAATCGAGCTAATGAAAGGCCTGCTTCTCAAACACGGAATCGACCTGCATGAGTCCCAATCTCAGCCCCCAGAGGTCAGCAAGAAGGATATCATAGCAGACATCAATCTTGTGGCTGAGAGTGAGAAGGCTCCGCCCTTTCCAGCAGAGACCCTGTCCACTGGGGAACACTCAGACACACCTGATACAAACTAG